Proteins encoded in a region of the Streptomyces sp. NBC_00513 genome:
- a CDS encoding TIGR03557 family F420-dependent LLM class oxidoreductase → MTSFGYFLSCEEFTPAQLLDQARKASDAGFSRLAISDHFHPWNDEQGSSPLVWSMIGALSQTVDLPVTTLVTCPTMRLHPAVTAQAAATSSELLDGRFALGVGTGEALNEHILGDRWPSFDERADMLEEAVEVMRKLFTGRQVSHRGTHYRVDNARLYTPPRGRLPVHVSGFGPKAAELAGRIGDGFITMGPDQEAIGRFRDAGGEGKPVIGGLKVCWDDDREKAVETVHRLWPNEQLPGELAQIIPTPAHFEQASRLVTREQVSANVPCGDDVEEHVTAVRAYLDAGFDEVYIGQIGPGQDAFFTACHDKLLPALRG, encoded by the coding sequence ATGACTTCGTTCGGTTACTTCCTGTCCTGCGAGGAATTCACCCCCGCCCAGCTCCTGGACCAGGCACGCAAAGCCTCCGATGCCGGGTTCTCCCGGCTGGCCATCTCCGACCACTTCCACCCCTGGAACGACGAGCAGGGCAGCAGCCCGCTGGTCTGGTCGATGATCGGGGCCCTGTCCCAGACCGTGGACCTGCCGGTGACCACCCTGGTGACCTGCCCCACCATGCGTCTTCACCCGGCCGTCACCGCGCAGGCCGCGGCCACATCGAGCGAACTGTTGGACGGCCGGTTCGCCCTCGGCGTGGGTACCGGCGAAGCGTTGAATGAGCACATTCTCGGGGACCGGTGGCCCTCGTTCGACGAGCGCGCCGACATGCTGGAGGAAGCCGTCGAGGTGATGAGGAAGCTCTTCACCGGCCGCCAAGTCAGCCACCGCGGCACGCACTACAGGGTGGACAACGCCCGCCTGTACACCCCTCCGCGCGGGCGGCTCCCCGTTCACGTCTCCGGGTTCGGGCCGAAGGCGGCGGAGCTCGCCGGCCGCATCGGCGACGGATTCATCACCATGGGTCCCGACCAGGAGGCCATCGGCCGCTTCCGGGACGCGGGCGGCGAGGGGAAGCCGGTGATCGGGGGCCTGAAGGTGTGCTGGGACGATGACCGTGAGAAGGCCGTCGAGACCGTTCACCGGCTGTGGCCCAACGAGCAGTTGCCGGGCGAGCTGGCCCAGATCATTCCGACCCCGGCCCACTTCGAACAGGCGAGCCGGCTCGTCACCCGCGAGCAGGTGTCCGCCAACGTGCCGTGCGGTGATGACGTCGAGGAGCACGTGACGGCCGTACGCGCCTACCTGGACGCGGGTTTCGACGAGGTGTACATCGGCCAGATCGGCCCCGGCCAGGACGCCTTCTTCACCGCCTGCCACGACAAGCTCCTGCCCGCTCTCCGCGGATGA
- a CDS encoding DUF6766 family protein, with protein sequence MSGFKGFVHENGLTLAFGTGFLLTLVGQSIAGHAELNSVLTAQSLQPLSFPGYLFTSDFMVDVTENWQSEFLQFFLYIVGTVWLLQRGSPESKPLDKAGTETDREQKVGVWATSDSPKSASAPGLRRGLYSHSLGIVMFLIFILSWLAQSVTGRIAFNEEQLRELQDPVGWLTYVTSAEFWNRTLQNWQSELLAVASMAILAVYLRQRGSPESKPVGAAHTSTGIEG encoded by the coding sequence GTGAGCGGCTTCAAGGGGTTCGTCCACGAGAACGGGCTCACGCTCGCCTTCGGTACCGGCTTCCTCCTCACCCTCGTCGGCCAATCGATCGCCGGCCACGCCGAACTGAACAGCGTTCTGACGGCGCAGAGCTTGCAGCCCCTGTCGTTCCCCGGCTACCTGTTCACCTCGGACTTCATGGTCGACGTCACGGAGAACTGGCAGTCGGAGTTTCTCCAGTTCTTCCTCTACATCGTCGGAACCGTCTGGCTGCTCCAACGGGGTTCCCCGGAGTCCAAGCCGCTCGACAAGGCCGGCACCGAAACCGACCGCGAGCAGAAGGTGGGGGTCTGGGCCACCTCGGACTCGCCGAAATCAGCCTCCGCTCCAGGCCTGCGCCGCGGCCTCTACTCGCACTCCCTCGGCATCGTGATGTTCCTGATCTTCATCCTGTCGTGGCTTGCCCAATCCGTCACCGGGCGCATCGCCTTCAACGAAGAACAACTGCGCGAACTGCAGGACCCGGTGGGCTGGCTGACGTACGTGACCTCGGCCGAGTTCTGGAACCGCACCCTGCAGAACTGGCAGTCCGAACTCCTCGCCGTCGCCTCCATGGCGATCCTCGCGGTGTACCTGCGCCAGCGCGGATCACCCGAATCCAAGCCCGTCGGCGCGGCCCACACCTCCACCGGTATCGAAGGGTGA